acgccaatctgtcatgaaatggcctactttcctgcactgaaggaTGCAGTGCGGTAATAGTCATTATGCAACGCTTTATCATTACGTAActattttgagttgcgtaatgaatcattacacaacaatttttcagaaattgtaaaataatggtaaattcattccgatataatttctgataccctcaagtggtcttctacgaaattgtaaaaaatgttgtaagtaactcgttgcagaactcgatttttacagcactcgtcgtaattatcctactcggtaAGCCTCGTTGGGTAAATtaacgactcgtgctgtaaaatcattttgcaacttgttccgtaaactactatttcagaTTCGACATTTGCTGCAATTTTACTAGGGCTTTAACTTTTCAGTTGTTGcgtgaatttttgtaacgcgagtagtcgcgcgttgtttTTTGTACAACGCTTTTGGTTTTTCATGTTATACATAAAATATCTTGCGATCGAGATTAAATATAGAAAAAtcattttcgacaaagttgtttagaagaTCAAGGGcagacatgcggtggtcattcaaATACggaattccgccaccaggcggtgGTAGTGTACATGAGGGTTTCGTTTTAaaaatctcaggatcctgaaatatttcgtcttcgacaaagttgttcagtagcttattTGAACCAAGAAAATTCGAGATTTCGCcaccaggcgacgctagtgaccatgaaacttttgttttgcggatatctcaggatccttacCACTTGAAAAGATGACGtcctcgacaaagttgtttagtaattCAAGGCCTATCATTGATCGAGTTAGTTGATCCAAAATATCGCCACCAGCATGAAacttataagtaaatgaaaaaccgaatttagtactataccatttaattgcactagagtttgtatcttttgacagatacgcgtatttcgacctcaactgtaatgccgtcttcagtgtcgtgtactagacccGACACAGTacattaaatggtatagtactaaattcggttttccattTACTTATAGATATTTCACTAAACAGctagaagatttattatcatgaaatttatgttttacagatatctcaggagcctcgGCATTTTTTTTGATTGAACTTTCTACAATTTTGTCTCCATCCAATGAAACAAGATATTTTTGTTAAACTATctcaaaacttttcaaatggcAAGTGTCGGTCTATTCACGTACAAAACACCTTGATTTGAATATACGATCATGATTACCCACTTTATTGTATATATATAATAGACCATACATGAAAACTCGACCAGGTTTAAGTTTTCTTATTATTGCCGGCACTCCActgaaacagagcctgcttctcagcttagtgttctagaaCCACTTCCTCaattaaggctggtttgctgcTGACAAGAATAGAATCCCCTATCCTGATGTGCGGAAAATTTCTTCCGAGAAATgatcaagaaaatcacatttatttgatcgcagtacgcagttttgaagaaatgtaatttcaaatggggctttctgtaggaaatttcttaacccaattagtcaaggaatttctttagcgaaacagcatactttgCTTTACACAGAACtcaaacaccttcagcacggctttgctttgtagccgcggacgttaccactaggctaaggaaagCCTCAAATAAGCTTTGGATGGATATAATAAGAAACTCTCGGCAAATAATTTTACTGTACCTATACACCAGGAAGTATCTGGATTTCGTGGAAGTCTTATAGCAATCGTTAAATGAAATCGTGAGAAGCATCGTCAGAACAATCCTGGAGGATTTTcctctgaacaatttcttgactTACAGAACTTCTACTGTAACTGTAAATCCCATAGAAATTCTTGGTCAAATTGTCGTAAAAATTCccgaaaatatttcaaacttgGTCCCTACAAAATCTCATCGGTATTGTGTGGCGTGATTCATAGAGAATTTAATAGAATAATTTTGAGGTACATAATGCAGGATTATGATTCGTGGTGATCACCAtataattaaatgaaaaaaatcttaatctGATAATAATGTTCAAGCATGCTGTGTTCGTGTCTTCCCtgtgaaaattacaaatttaaattaatttagcACTTTGAGAAAAATCCGGTGTACAACCATCTACCGTACGTCGTTTAGCATGATTATTGCCCTTAATCCTTTGTCGAGGTACTTTACCTTGTCTATTGTTTTCGTTTGTGACATCAATTGATGACTTAATATCGCTACTCTGATTGACTGATTTTAGGATACTTTGATTAAATCCATGAGAGGCATGTTTCTCACGTAGTTCCTCATGTAATTTATCTCGCAAAAGAGCACTACTGGTATCGGATTCAATAAAGGGAGGAGCAAGGCCATGAGCAACTCTCTCACTTATTGGTATTAATTTACGACTTTCATCtctggaatattttttattttttacgtaCAGCTCAGGATTGAGTGGCGATCTTCTATTTTGTTTCCCTTTTTTAATGGGTAATGCAGGTGGCTTCTCCTCAGGTTgactattttcaatttttccactAAACGTATCAAATTTATTTGACGCTACTGCTTCTTTCGTATCTTTCCCCGAGTATGTGTCGAATTTTCCGTCTCCATCTTTTAGCTTACCAAACGTTTCAAATCTATGCGTGAGATCTGGAGGCGAGTTAGTTATGTCTCTACTCAAACGCCTCCCAATTGAATCCAATCGCTCACTCAGTATACTATCAGTACTAAATCGTCTTACATTCAGTGTTGAAGGATTCGAGTTATGCCGTCCTAACCCAAATATGCTCATCCTGGGactgctttttatttttttggctGGAGTGCTGGATTTGCTAGGAGACGCTTCCGGTATAGCATCTTTAGTTAGTGTTTGATGTAATGTGTCTCGCTCTTGTTGCTGAACTCTGTTTAAGTACATATTTCTGTAAAATGATTGTATGACATTACTGTTCTATTCTAAAAAAACTCAATCGCATACCTTCTGATTTCCTGAATCATATCGAAAAACTGTGCTTTACTCTTACGACGTCTTCTCTGTTCGTCCTCCTTCTAGGTCCAATTGTGATAGTTtgtattgaataaaataaaaaatcaacattATAAGGCTGGTACAAATTAGAATTGACTATTCATCACCCATcccctcatttttttttctggccaAAACTTGTGTTTGGAGGTGCGGTCGTAAAATGTTAAACTAAATACATTTTCTGTAATTGATTGAATTGGCTACAGttaacgacgaagacgaaacaaAACGTTTGGTTCGATGAGGAGTGTCAGAAAGTGACAGACTGAAGAATACCATCAGCAGCATATGAATGCCGACTCTCCTCAGCCTCCTCTTTCCAGCAACAAGATCaaatggatttattttttgttttcatacagAAACGGTTCCGTGTGAAAACAGTTCATTTAGGAAAGATGCTTTATACTAGCATATGAGTGGTGACTCAACTCAACAAAAAGCAGTACTGAAATGAGCCTGTACATGGTATAGAACGCTTAACTTTTAGggagcatccatttattacgaaacgctaaaattgaaaatttctctccagatcttgttgcacctgatcaagctgcctcgctcgctgtgcaccacgcctttttgtaccaaccggattcgacgcgaacacgttctttgcaggattgttgtccagtagtcttgcaacatgccctgtccaacgcacccttccggctttcgccagCTTCTGGATACAGGGTCCgcctcctgcacaccgccaaaaatAGTCCTAAGCACTCATCGTTTGAACAATAAGTGCTTTCAGGTcttcttccagcatggtccatgctccCTGTCcctagaggaccaccggtcttattagcgttttgtacatggtacatttggtgcggggtgaatctttctcgatcgcagtttcttctggaacccatagtaggcacgatttccattGAAGATGCGTCTCCGCATTTCACAACtgacgttgttatcagccgttaacaaggatccgaggtagacaaactcaTCCAGAACCTGgcatccccgtctatcgtaacactgcttcctaggcgggctctgtcgcgctcggttccgccgtTCAACATGTACTTTGTTTGTGAAGCATTCATCACAAAACTGACTTTTGTcacttcacgtttcaggcgggtgtacgaTCTGACACCGtttcaaatgttctgccgacaatatttatatcatccgcgaagcaaataaattggctgcatcttgtgaaaatcgtacctcgattATTGAACCCatctctccgcatgacaccttctagcgcgatgttgaacagcaggcacgaaagtccatcaccttgtcgatgtccccagcgggattcgaacgaactgggatgttcgcccgaaatcttcacgctttTCTGACCACCGTCCATCGTTggtcttattagtcttgtgagcttcccgggaaagcagtactcgtccatgattttccatagctatttgcggtcgatgctatcataagccaggggacggacctggtgtagtggttagaacacacgcctctcacgccgatgacctgggatcgaatcccatccccgagatagtcactaaaaatttcaatgacgacttccttcggaagggaagtaaagccgttggtcccgagatgaactagcccaggcctaaaaatctcgttaataaagatagaaaaaaaaatatcataagccgttttaaagtcgatgaacaggtgatgcgttggaacTTGGTATttacggcatttctggaggatttgccgtacagtgaagatttggtccgtcatcgagcggccgttgatgaaaccaggtAGATAACTTCACACAAACTCATGTGCTGTTGGAGATacacgacggaagataatctgagatagcactttgtaggcggcactcaggatagtgatcgcacaaTAGTTTTCActttccagtttgtcgcccttcttgtagatggggctatgaccccttgcttccattcCTCCGGCAGCTGCTCCGTTTCCCAAATTCTGACAACCAGCCGgtgacaggcggccaacctctccgggcccattttgatgagttcagctccaataccatccttaccagctgccttattgttcttgagctggccGATGGCATCCtaaacttccctcaatgtgggaacAGGtaggtttccttcatccgccatGCTGACACAGTCACTTCCTctgctgtcgtgaccctctgcgCCTGTCCTCAAGAGGTGCTTCGTcaagctcaccctcttccagcAACGCTACTCCCGTGCAAGTGGGTGCGACATTACTCAAACTAAGCCTGTTCGCGAGTCCGTCATGTTTGTTTGGCTTTGGTTTATCTCGTGAGGTGCTTCGTGATACGAACATTTCCTTCACTGAGagtatttgagaaaaaaaaaaaaacaaagtaataTTCAGCAGGAAACCAGGTAGAAGTCAGAGACTTCGTAGAAGGCTATGAATATATTGACTATTTATACACACTGCATTTATACGGGGGATACGTGccggacgagaacagctttctagagaagctcacaagattgatcagagcaacgatggacggtgtacaaaactgcgtgaagatctctggcgaacactccatttcgttcgagtctcggcggggactacgacagggcgatggacttttgtgactattgttcaatattgaaggtgtcatgcggagagccgggcttaacagtcgaggcatgATTTTCAAGTGATCCggacaatttatttgcttcgcggaagacatggatattattgggagaagaTTTGGAACGATGGATTTGTTctcccgcctgaaacgcgaagcaagcGTCAGGCTAAtagtgaatgcgtcgaaaacaaagtacaagcTGGTAGGACGTGGACTATGCtagaggaggacttgcaagctcttggggttttccaacggtggctaaagctggaaggatacgctgggcaagggcatgttgcaagaatgccggaaaatgccctgtaaagatggtgttcactaTGAATCCGGtcgaacaagaaggcgtggggcagcgagctaggtggattgaccaggtgcaccatgACCTGGAGATCGAGGGTCGCAGTCGAGAATGGAGAGAAGCAGCCATGATCATGAACCAAGTGAATTGGCGGAACATTGTTGGCGAGATTTTATCAAGCTAAttaatgtaaaaccaaataaatagaAATCAATAACGTGCCGTGTAAACAAAAATCCACGCAAAAAACCGTGCTAATATCCGTGTAAAAAAAACCGTGTTAATTCTGGAATCCATGTAAAAAAACCGTGGTAATTCTAAAATCCGTGTATAAAAAAAGCCGTGTTGATCCCGAAATCAGCGCAAAAAAACTACCGTGCAAATTCCGAAAGTCGTGTAAAAAAGCCGTTTAAAAAGAAACCGTATATAAAAAACTTTAGTGCATAACATATCACAATTTTTACTCTGTTGTTTACTTACATCACAAAATGAAGATTGTAATACCTTTGATTTTAAAAGTACTCACCCGCTTGATACTTTTCTGGAATAAGCTGGTTATTTGGCCCTGCCGAATAGTATGCACCAGCTCTTTAGCGGCGTGATGAGGCGATACAAGCTCCACGCAGTTGATGAAGCGATATAGCTTTTGACTAAAGAACATAATGTTCCGGCTTCTCCATATAGTATTCTTGGGTTGATGTCGCAGTATAGGCAGTGTATACTTGTAGAACAAAtgctcaaaaattaaaattaaaagtcCTAGTATCATTCCCAGTCCCAGTAGTAAAAACACCCCTGCCACGGCAGCTACTCCCAATGGCTTCGGTTGGCCGATATCGCGATCGAGTTTGAAGCAGGCCAAACTTCCGTACCATTTGGCTGTTAGGATATCCAAATATCCGTCACTAGAATATTTGGATATCAATGCCGAAATAGTCTCCTTTAACGGAAACCtgcaaagaaaattgaaaaaaaagtgttacAAACTTCAAGCACTATTCTAATTCACAGAGCTGATGTTCTTAAAATGTTCTAAGAAATAtaaggtttagggacaaaatgtcgaatgccaaaacgtcgaatgccaaaacgtcgaatcccaaaacatcgaaagggacaaaacgtcgaatgtacAAAACGTAGAATGCAGTGATTTTTCAAGCGAAGGTTTTTGTTATTAAAGATAACAAGCGttgctaagaaaaaaaaaatggttgcgatGCGAACGGCGTTGAAAACAGCGAAATTAACAATTTTCATCGAAGTaagtggggacggacctggtgtagtggttagaacacacgcctctcacgccgaggacctgggatcgaatcccatccccgagatagtcactaaaaatttcagtgacgacttccttcggaagggaagtaaagccgttggtcccgagatgaactagcccagggctaaaaatctcgttaataaagatagaaaaaaaaaaaaaaaaatcgaagtaagcatggaagaaattttcataaaaatgtcaATCGATTTCTGACGAGAGAAGAAGCAGTTCAGCATTTCAGGAAGTATGTTGAAATTGAAGTCTGAAATATGTTAACCACAACAGATGTAATGAAGACGACTAGCCCCTGGACTCACAAAACCACAGATGTATGGAAAATTAATAGCAGTGCACAATTTTACTTTTCCCTATTATtcgtgaatgaaaaaaaaaaaaatttccaccagaGCAATGTGcattagaatgtgagaacttttcctttttttaaatatggAGCGTAAGTATTTCGTGATAgcttattttgttttactttaaa
The genomic region above belongs to Aedes aegypti strain LVP_AGWG unplaced genomic scaffold, AaegL5.0 Primary Assembly AGWG_AaegL5_hic_scaff_1706_PBJ_arrow, whole genome shotgun sequence and contains:
- the LOC110680644 gene encoding uncharacterized protein LOC110680644 isoform X2, whose translation is MWGLLCGHLVAFKAPKSWPNKFLINVWGGFSVIFVASYTANIAALIAGLFFHNEAGSYSGPLLKQRIGAPVATATEYYVQQSDKILWEHMKKYQLTNIEEGIERLKNGTIDLLMADSPILDYYRATDQGCSFQKVGDTYVDDSYAIGMTKGFPLKETISALISKYSSDGYLDILTAKWYGSLACFKLDRDIGQPKPLGVAAVAGVFLLLGLGMILGLLILIFEHLFYKYTLPILRHQPKNTIWRSRNIMFFSQKLYRFINCVELVSPHHAAKELVHTIRQGQITSLFQKSIKREDEQRRRRKSKAQFFDMIQEIRRNMYLNRVQQQERDTLHQTLTKDAIPEASPSKSSTPAKKIKSSPRMSIFGLGRHNSNPSTLNVRRFSTDSILSERLDSIGRRLSRDITNSPPDLTHRFETFGKLKDGDGKFDTYSGKDTKEAVASNKFDTFSGKIENSQPEEKPPALPIKKGKQNRRSPLNPELYVKNKKYSRDESRKLIPISERVAHGLAPPFIESDTSSALLRDKLHEELREKHASHGFNQSILKSVNQSSDIKSSIDVTNENNRQGKVPRQRIKGNNHAKRRTVDGCTPDFSQSAKLI
- the LOC110680644 gene encoding uncharacterized protein LOC110680644 isoform X1 codes for the protein MWGLLCGHLVAFKAPKSWPNKFLINVWGGFSVIFVASYTANIAALIAGLFFHNEAGSYSGPLLKQRIGAPVATATEYYVQQSDKILWEHMKKYQLTNIEEGIERLKNGTIDLLMADSPILDYYRATDQGCSFQKVGDTYVDDSYAIGMTKGFPLKETISALISKYSSDGYLDILTAKWYGSLACFKLDRDIGQPKPLGVAAVAGVFLLLGLGMILGLLILIFEHLFYKYTLPILRHQPKNTIWRSRNIMFFSQKLYRFINCVELVSPHHAAKELVHTIRQGQITSLFQKSIKRKEDEQRRRRKSKAQFFDMIQEIRRNMYLNRVQQQERDTLHQTLTKDAIPEASPSKSSTPAKKIKSSPRMSIFGLGRHNSNPSTLNVRRFSTDSILSERLDSIGRRLSRDITNSPPDLTHRFETFGKLKDGDGKFDTYSGKDTKEAVASNKFDTFSGKIENSQPEEKPPALPIKKGKQNRRSPLNPELYVKNKKYSRDESRKLIPISERVAHGLAPPFIESDTSSALLRDKLHEELREKHASHGFNQSILKSVNQSSDIKSSIDVTNENNRQGKVPRQRIKGNNHAKRRTVDGCTPDFSQSAKLI
- the LOC110680644 gene encoding uncharacterized protein LOC110680644 isoform X3 yields the protein MWGLLCGHLVAFKAPKSWPNKFLINVWGGFSVIFVASYTANIAALIAGLFFHNEAGSYSGPLLKQRIGAPVATATEYYVQQSDKILWEHMKKYQLTNIEEGIERLKNGTIDLLMADSPILDYYRATDQGCSFQKVGDTYVDDSYAIGMTKGFPLKETISALISKYSSDGYLDILTAKWYGSLACFKLDRDIGQPKPLGVAAVAGVFLLLGLGMILGLLILIFEHLFYKYTLPILRHQPKNTIWRSRNIMFFSQKLYRFINCVELVSPHHAAKELVHTIRQGQITSLFQKSIKRKEDEQRRRRKSKAQFFDMIQEIRRVQQQERDTLHQTLTKDAIPEASPSKSSTPAKKIKSSPRMSIFGLGRHNSNPSTLNVRRFSTDSILSERLDSIGRRLSRDITNSPPDLTHRFETFGKLKDGDGKFDTYSGKDTKEAVASNKFDTFSGKIENSQPEEKPPALPIKKGKQNRRSPLNPELYVKNKKYSRDESRKLIPISERVAHGLAPPFIESDTSSALLRDKLHEELREKHASHGFNQSILKSVNQSSDIKSSIDVTNENNRQGKVPRQRIKGNNHAKRRTVDGCTPDFSQSAKLI
- the LOC110680644 gene encoding uncharacterized protein LOC110680644 isoform X4, with the protein product MWGLLCGHLVAFKAPKSWPNKFLINVWGGFSVIFVASYTANIAALIAGLFFHNEAGSYSGPLLKQRIGAPVATATEYYVQQSDKILWEHMKKYQLTNIEEGIERLKNGTIDLLMADSPILDYYRATDQGCSFQKVGDTYVDDSYAIGMTKGFPLKETISALISKYSSDGYLDILTAKWYGSLACFKLDRDIGQPKPLGVAAVAGVFLLLGLGMILGLLILIFEHLFYKYTLPILRHQPKNTIWRSRNIMFFSQKLYRFINCVELVSPHHAAKELVHTIRQGQITSLFQKSIKREDEQRRRRKSKAQFFDMIQEIRRVQQQERDTLHQTLTKDAIPEASPSKSSTPAKKIKSSPRMSIFGLGRHNSNPSTLNVRRFSTDSILSERLDSIGRRLSRDITNSPPDLTHRFETFGKLKDGDGKFDTYSGKDTKEAVASNKFDTFSGKIENSQPEEKPPALPIKKGKQNRRSPLNPELYVKNKKYSRDESRKLIPISERVAHGLAPPFIESDTSSALLRDKLHEELREKHASHGFNQSILKSVNQSSDIKSSIDVTNENNRQGKVPRQRIKGNNHAKRRTVDGCTPDFSQSAKLI